A genomic window from Klebsiella quasipneumoniae subsp. quasipneumoniae includes:
- a CDS encoding Kdo(2)-lipid IV(A) acyltransferase has product MTHLPKFSPALLHPRYWLLWLGIGLLWLVVQLPYPLIYRLGNAIGRLAMRFMKRRAKIAYRNLELCFPEKSEQERHRMVVMNFESVGMGLMETGMAWFWPVRRIARWTDTIGFEHIRDVQAQQRGILLIGIHFLTLEMGARMFGMNEPGIGVYRPNDNPVIDWLQTWGRLRSNKDMIDRKDLKGMIRALKKGDVVWYAPDHDYGPTASVFAPLFAVDQAATTSGTWMLAKMSKACIVPFVPRRKPDGKGYELIILPPECSPPLDDAETTAAWMNKIVEQCIMMAPEQYMWLHRRFKTRPEGMPSRY; this is encoded by the coding sequence ATGACTCATTTGCCTAAATTTTCTCCGGCGCTGCTGCATCCGCGCTATTGGCTGCTGTGGCTGGGTATCGGCCTGCTGTGGCTGGTTGTCCAACTGCCCTACCCGCTGATCTACCGCCTCGGGAACGCCATCGGCCGGCTGGCCATGCGATTTATGAAGCGCCGGGCGAAGATCGCCTATCGCAACCTTGAGCTCTGCTTCCCCGAGAAAAGCGAGCAGGAACGTCACCGGATGGTGGTGATGAACTTTGAATCGGTGGGTATGGGGCTGATGGAGACCGGTATGGCCTGGTTCTGGCCGGTTCGCCGTATCGCCCGCTGGACCGACACCATCGGCTTTGAGCATATTCGCGATGTGCAGGCGCAGCAGCGCGGCATTCTGCTGATCGGCATTCATTTCCTGACACTGGAAATGGGCGCGCGGATGTTCGGTATGAACGAGCCGGGGATTGGCGTCTATCGTCCCAACGATAACCCGGTCATCGACTGGCTGCAGACCTGGGGCCGACTGCGCTCCAACAAGGACATGATCGACCGCAAGGATCTGAAAGGCATGATCCGCGCGCTGAAAAAAGGCGACGTGGTGTGGTACGCGCCAGATCATGATTACGGCCCGACCGCCAGCGTCTTCGCCCCACTGTTTGCCGTAGACCAGGCGGCGACCACCTCCGGCACCTGGATGCTGGCGAAAATGTCCAAAGCCTGCATCGTGCCCTTTGTTCCACGCCGTAAACCGGACGGTAAAGGTTATGAACTGATTATCCTGCCGCCAGAGTGCTCCCCGCCGCTGGACGACGCGGAAACCACCGCTGCGTGGATGAATAAGATCGTAGAGCAGTGCATTATGATGGCCCCGGAACAATATATGTGGCTCCATCGCCGCTTTAAAACCCGCCCCGAGGGGATGCCCTCCCGCTACTGA
- the mdtG gene encoding multidrug efflux MFS transporter MdtG, with protein MSSADTPINWKRNLTVTWLGCFLTGAAFSLVMPFLPLYVEQLGVTGHSALNMWSGLVFSITFLFSAIASPFWGGLADRKGRKIMLLRSALGMAIVMMLMGMAQNIWQFLLLRALLGLLGGFIPNANALIATQIPRHKSGWALGTLSTGAVSGALLGPLAGGFLADHWGLRTVFFMTAAVLFICFLFTLFLIRENFVPIAKKEMLSAKAVFSSLQNPKLVLSLFVTSLIIQVATGSIAPILTLYVRDLAGNVSNIAFISGMIASVPGIAALMSAPRLGKLGDRIGPEKILIVALIISVLLLIPMSFVQTPLQLGILRFLLGAADGALLPAVQTLLVYNSTSQISGRIFSYNQSFRDIGNVTGPLIGASVSANYGFRAVFLVTAGVVLFNAIYSTLSLRRPAADASQPDRHSVN; from the coding sequence ATGTCGTCTGCTGATACCCCCATTAACTGGAAACGAAACCTGACCGTCACCTGGCTTGGCTGCTTTTTAACCGGCGCCGCCTTCAGCCTGGTCATGCCCTTTCTGCCGCTCTACGTCGAACAACTCGGCGTCACCGGGCATAGCGCCCTCAACATGTGGTCCGGGCTGGTCTTTAGCATCACTTTTCTCTTCTCCGCCATCGCCTCGCCGTTCTGGGGCGGACTTGCTGACCGCAAGGGACGTAAAATCATGCTGCTGCGTTCAGCCCTCGGGATGGCCATCGTCATGATGCTGATGGGGATGGCGCAGAATATCTGGCAGTTTCTGCTACTGCGCGCGCTGCTCGGCCTGCTGGGGGGCTTTATTCCCAATGCCAACGCCCTGATTGCCACCCAGATCCCGCGCCATAAAAGCGGCTGGGCGCTGGGCACGCTGTCAACTGGCGCGGTAAGCGGCGCCCTGCTCGGCCCGCTGGCGGGTGGCTTCCTGGCCGACCACTGGGGCCTGCGTACTGTCTTCTTTATGACCGCGGCGGTGCTGTTTATCTGCTTCCTGTTTACCCTGTTTTTAATCCGTGAAAATTTTGTCCCGATCGCCAAAAAAGAGATGCTCAGCGCGAAGGCGGTGTTCTCCTCGCTGCAGAATCCGAAACTGGTGCTCAGCCTGTTTGTCACCTCGCTGATCATCCAGGTCGCCACCGGCTCCATTGCGCCGATCCTGACGCTTTACGTGCGCGATCTGGCGGGTAACGTCAGCAATATCGCCTTTATCAGCGGGATGATCGCCTCGGTGCCGGGCATTGCCGCCCTGATGAGCGCCCCTCGTCTGGGCAAACTGGGGGATCGTATCGGACCGGAAAAAATCCTCATCGTGGCGCTGATTATCTCGGTGCTGTTGCTGATCCCGATGTCGTTCGTCCAGACCCCGCTGCAGTTAGGTATCCTGCGATTCCTGCTCGGCGCCGCGGACGGCGCGCTGCTGCCGGCGGTGCAAACCCTGCTGGTGTATAACTCCACCAGCCAGATCTCCGGGCGGATCTTCAGCTATAACCAGTCATTTCGTGATATTGGCAACGTCACCGGCCCCCTGATCGGCGCCTCGGTTTCCGCCAACTACGGCTTTCGCGCCGTCTTCCTTGTCACCGCAGGAGTGGTGTTGTTTAACGCGATCTATTCGACCCTCAGCCTGCGCCGGCCAGCCGCGGACGCCTCGCAGCCCGACCGCCATTCAGTAAATTAA
- a CDS encoding MysB family protein, which produces MPKDSMFYATLEEAIDAAREEFLANNPDSDEESANVEQLNIQKYVLQDGDIAWQAEFFADEEEQGECLPMLSGEAAQSVFDGDYDEIELRQEWLEENTLHEWDEGEFQLEPSLDTEEGQTAADEWDER; this is translated from the coding sequence ATGCCAAAGGATTCGATGTTCTATGCTACGCTCGAAGAAGCTATTGATGCAGCACGTGAAGAATTTCTCGCCAACAACCCTGACAGCGATGAAGAGAGCGCTAACGTTGAGCAGCTCAATATTCAAAAGTATGTGCTGCAGGATGGCGATATCGCCTGGCAGGCCGAATTTTTTGCTGACGAAGAGGAACAAGGCGAATGCTTACCGATGCTCAGCGGCGAAGCCGCGCAGAGCGTCTTCGATGGGGATTATGATGAGATAGAGCTGCGTCAGGAGTGGCTGGAGGAAAATACGCTCCATGAGTGGGATGAAGGTGAATTCCAGCTCGAGCCCTCGCTGGACACCGAAGAGGGACAGACGGCGGCCGACGAGTGGGACGAGCGTTAA
- a CDS encoding YceK/YidQ family lipoprotein, whose product MRILPIIAMALLLSGCGSIISRTVPGQGHGNQYYPGVQWDVRDSGWRYLTILDLPFSLVFDTLLLPLDASHGPYN is encoded by the coding sequence ATGCGAATACTACCTATCATTGCCATGGCGCTGCTGCTTAGCGGCTGCGGCAGCATTATTAGCCGGACGGTGCCCGGGCAGGGGCATGGCAATCAATATTACCCGGGCGTGCAGTGGGACGTTCGCGATTCAGGATGGCGCTATCTCACCATTCTGGACCTGCCGTTCTCGCTGGTTTTCGATACGCTGCTGCTGCCGCTGGACGCCAGCCACGGGCCCTATAACTGA
- the mdoH gene encoding glucans biosynthesis glucosyltransferase MdoH, whose amino-acid sequence MNKITKYIDALPLSDAEKSALPDTSLQAVHQALDDEHQTFAREDDSPLGSVKARLAHSWPDSLSGDQLVKDDEGRTQLHAMPKAKRSSMIPDPWRTNPVGRFWDRLRGRDVTPRYLSRLTQEERESEQKWRTVGTIRRYILLLLTLSQTVVATWYMKTILPYQGWALINPADMVGQNLWVSFMQLLPYVLQSGILILFAVLFCWVSAGFWTALMGFLQLLIGRDKYSISASTVGDEPLNPAHRTALIMPICNEDVDRVFAGLRATWESVKATGNAAHFDVYILSDSYNPDICVAEQKAWMELIAEVQGEGQIFYRRRRRRVKRKSGNIDDFCRRWGSQYSYMVVLDADSVMTGECLSSLVRLMEANPNAGIIQSSPRASGMDTLYARCQQFATRVYGPLFTAGLHFWQLGESHYWGHNAIIRVKPFIEHCALAPLPGEGNFAGSILSHDFVEAALMRRAGWGVWIAYDLPGSYEELPPNLLDELKRDRRWCQGNLMNFRLFLVRGMHPVHRAVFLTGVMSYLSAPLWFMFLALSTALQVVHALTEPQYFLQPRQLFPVWPQWRPELAIALFASTMVLLFLPKLLSIILVWCKGPKEYGGFIRVTLSLLLEVLFSVLLAPVRMLFHTVFVVSAFLGWEVVWNSPQRDDDSTPWGEAFMRHGSQLLLGLVWAVGMAWLDLRFLFWLAPIVVSLILSPFVSAISSRATVGLRTKRWKLFLIPEEYSPPQVLKDTDAYLTLNRQRSLDDGFMHAVFNPSFNALATAMATARHRQGHILEIARERHVEQALNETPDKLNRDRRLVLLSDPVTMSRLHYRVWAAPEKYSSWVNAYQQLALNPLALKTK is encoded by the coding sequence ATGAATAAGATAACGAAGTACATTGACGCATTGCCGCTGTCGGACGCCGAGAAATCGGCGCTGCCGGACACCAGCCTGCAGGCCGTTCATCAGGCCCTGGATGACGAACATCAGACCTTCGCCCGCGAAGACGACTCCCCGCTGGGGTCGGTCAAGGCGCGGCTGGCGCACAGCTGGCCGGATTCGCTGTCTGGCGATCAGCTGGTGAAGGATGATGAAGGCCGCACCCAGCTGCATGCGATGCCGAAAGCCAAGCGCTCCTCGATGATCCCGGACCCGTGGCGTACCAACCCGGTTGGCCGCTTCTGGGACCGTCTGCGCGGACGCGATGTCACGCCGCGCTATCTCTCCCGCCTGACGCAAGAAGAGCGCGAGAGCGAGCAAAAATGGCGTACCGTCGGCACCATTCGTCGCTACATCCTGTTGCTGCTGACGCTATCGCAGACCGTGGTGGCGACCTGGTACATGAAAACCATTCTGCCTTATCAGGGCTGGGCGCTGATCAACCCGGCCGACATGGTGGGGCAGAACCTGTGGGTCTCGTTCATGCAGCTGCTGCCGTACGTGTTGCAGAGCGGCATTCTGATCCTCTTCGCGGTGCTGTTCTGCTGGGTTTCCGCCGGCTTCTGGACCGCGTTAATGGGCTTCCTTCAGCTATTGATCGGTCGCGATAAGTACAGTATTTCCGCCTCGACGGTCGGTGACGAACCGTTGAACCCGGCGCACCGTACGGCGCTTATTATGCCGATCTGTAACGAAGACGTTGACCGCGTGTTCGCCGGGCTGCGGGCGACCTGGGAGTCGGTGAAAGCCACCGGCAACGCCGCCCATTTCGACGTCTATATCCTCAGCGACAGCTATAACCCCGATATCTGTGTCGCTGAGCAAAAGGCGTGGATGGAGCTGATTGCCGAAGTACAGGGCGAAGGGCAGATTTTCTACCGTCGTCGTCGTCGTCGCGTGAAGCGTAAGAGCGGCAACATCGATGATTTCTGCCGCCGCTGGGGCAGCCAGTATAGCTACATGGTGGTGCTGGATGCTGACTCGGTGATGACCGGAGAGTGTCTGAGCAGCCTGGTGCGCCTGATGGAAGCGAACCCGAACGCCGGGATCATCCAGTCATCCCCGCGCGCCTCGGGCATGGACACGCTGTATGCGCGTTGCCAGCAGTTTGCCACCCGGGTGTATGGTCCGTTGTTTACGGCGGGTCTGCACTTCTGGCAGCTGGGGGAGTCCCACTACTGGGGACACAACGCCATCATCCGCGTGAAACCGTTCATTGAGCACTGCGCGCTGGCGCCGCTGCCGGGCGAGGGCAACTTTGCCGGGTCGATTCTGTCGCACGACTTCGTTGAAGCCGCGCTGATGCGCCGCGCCGGCTGGGGCGTGTGGATTGCCTACGATCTGCCGGGCTCCTATGAAGAGCTGCCGCCGAACCTGCTGGACGAGCTGAAACGCGACCGCCGCTGGTGCCAGGGCAACCTGATGAACTTCCGCCTGTTCCTCGTGAGAGGGATGCACCCGGTTCACCGGGCGGTGTTCCTTACCGGCGTGATGTCCTACCTGTCGGCGCCGCTGTGGTTTATGTTCCTTGCCCTGTCGACAGCGTTGCAGGTGGTGCATGCCCTGACCGAGCCGCAGTACTTCCTGCAGCCGCGTCAGCTGTTCCCGGTGTGGCCGCAGTGGCGTCCGGAGCTGGCTATTGCGCTGTTCGCCTCGACCATGGTGCTGCTGTTCCTGCCGAAGCTGCTGAGTATCATCCTGGTGTGGTGTAAGGGGCCGAAGGAGTACGGTGGATTTATCCGCGTGACGCTTTCCCTGCTGCTGGAGGTCCTGTTCTCGGTCCTGCTGGCGCCGGTGCGCATGCTGTTCCACACCGTCTTCGTGGTCAGCGCCTTCCTCGGCTGGGAAGTGGTGTGGAATTCGCCGCAGCGTGATGATGACTCCACGCCGTGGGGAGAAGCCTTTATGCGTCACGGCTCGCAGCTGCTGCTGGGGCTGGTATGGGCGGTCGGAATGGCATGGCTGGATCTGCGCTTCCTGTTCTGGCTGGCGCCGATTGTCGTATCGCTGATCCTGTCGCCGTTCGTGTCGGCGATCTCCAGCCGGGCGACCGTGGGCCTGCGCACCAAGCGCTGGAAGCTGTTCCTGATCCCGGAAGAGTATTCGCCGCCGCAGGTGCTCAAGGATACCGATGCGTACCTGACGCTGAACCGTCAGCGTTCGCTGGACGATGGCTTTATGCACGCGGTGTTTAACCCGTCGTTTAACGCCCTCGCGACCGCGATGGCCACCGCGCGCCACCGTCAGGGTCATATCCTGGAGATCGCCCGCGAGCGCCATGTCGAGCAGGCGCTGAATGAAACGCCGGATAAGCTGAACCGCGATCGTCGACTGGTGCTGTTGAGCGACCCGGTAACCATGTCGCGTCTGCACTATCGCGTATGGGCCGCGCCGGAGAAATACTCTTCGTGGGTGAACGCCTATCAGCAGCTGGCGCTTAACCCGCTGGCGCTGAAAACGAAATAA
- the mdoG gene encoding glucans biosynthesis protein MdoG, whose amino-acid sequence MKHKPQMMKMRWLSAAVMLSLCTSSAWAFSIDDVAKEAKTLAGKGYEAPKSNLPSAFRDMKYADYQQIQFNHDKAYWNNQKTPFKLEFYHQGMYFDTPVTINEVTATSVRKIKYSPDYFNFGNVQHDKDTVKDLGFAGFKVLYPINSKDKNDEIVSMLGASYFRVLGQGQVYGLSARGLAIDTALPSGEEFPRFREFWIERPKATDKRLTIYALLDSPRATGAYRFVIMPGRDTVVDVQSKVYLRDKVGKLGVAPLTSMFLFGSNQPSPALNYRPALHDSNGLSILAGNGEWIWRPLNNPKHLAVSSYAMENPQGFGLLQRGRQFSRFEDLDDRYDLRPSAWITPKGEWGKGKIELVEIPTNDETNDNIVTYWTPDQLPEPGKEMNFKYTITFSRDEDKLHAPDNAYVMQTRRSTGDVKQSNLIRQPDGTIAFIVDFTGADMKKLPADTPVAAQASTGDNAEIVENTVRYNPVTKGWRMILRLKVKDPKKTTEMRAALVNGDDTLSETWSYQLPANE is encoded by the coding sequence ATGAAACATAAACCACAGATGATGAAAATGCGTTGGTTAAGCGCAGCCGTAATGTTGTCCCTGTGTACTTCATCTGCATGGGCATTTAGCATTGATGACGTTGCAAAAGAGGCCAAAACGTTAGCCGGGAAAGGCTATGAAGCGCCAAAGAGTAACCTGCCCTCCGCTTTCCGCGACATGAAATACGCGGACTACCAGCAAATTCAGTTTAATCACGATAAAGCTTACTGGAATAACCAGAAAACCCCATTCAAGCTTGAATTTTACCATCAGGGTATGTACTTCGACACGCCGGTCACCATCAATGAAGTGACGGCCACCAGCGTGCGCAAAATTAAATATAGCCCGGACTATTTTAACTTTGGTAACGTTCAGCACGATAAAGACACGGTGAAAGACCTTGGTTTCGCCGGCTTCAAAGTACTGTATCCGATCAACAGCAAAGATAAGAACGATGAAATCGTCAGCATGCTCGGTGCCAGCTACTTCCGCGTGCTGGGTCAGGGTCAGGTATACGGTCTGTCCGCGCGCGGTCTGGCTATCGATACCGCGCTGCCTTCCGGCGAAGAGTTCCCGCGTTTTCGTGAGTTCTGGATTGAGCGTCCAAAAGCTACCGACAAGCGTCTGACTATCTATGCGCTGCTGGATTCGCCGCGGGCAACCGGCGCTTATCGCTTTGTAATCATGCCGGGACGCGATACCGTGGTGGATGTCCAGTCCAAAGTTTACCTGCGTGACAAAGTGGGCAAACTGGGCGTGGCGCCGCTCACCAGTATGTTCCTGTTTGGTTCCAACCAGCCTTCTCCGGCGCTGAACTATCGTCCGGCGCTGCACGACTCCAATGGTCTGTCGATCCTGGCGGGCAACGGCGAGTGGATCTGGCGTCCGCTGAACAACCCGAAACACCTGGCCGTTAGCAGCTATGCGATGGAAAACCCGCAAGGGTTCGGCCTGCTGCAGCGCGGCCGTCAGTTCTCGCGCTTCGAGGACCTTGACGATCGTTATGACCTGCGCCCGAGCGCCTGGATCACCCCGAAAGGGGAGTGGGGCAAAGGGAAAATCGAACTGGTCGAAATCCCGACCAACGATGAAACCAACGATAACATCGTGACTTACTGGACGCCGGATCAGCTGCCGGAGCCGGGCAAGGAGATGAACTTCAAGTACACCATCACCTTCAGCCGCGATGAAGACAAGCTGCATGCGCCGGATAACGCGTACGTTATGCAGACCCGCCGCTCTACCGGCGATGTGAAGCAGTCGAACCTGATCCGCCAGCCGGACGGCACCATTGCTTTCATTGTCGACTTCACCGGCGCCGATATGAAAAAACTGCCGGCGGATACCCCGGTCGCCGCCCAGGCGAGCACCGGCGATAACGCTGAAATCGTTGAAAATACCGTGCGTTACAATCCGGTGACCAAAGGCTGGCGAATGATCCTGCGTTTGAAGGTGAAAGATCCGAAGAAAACGACGGAAATGCGCGCCGCACTGGTTAACGGCGATGACACGTTGAGCGAAACCTGGAGCTATCAGCTGCCTGCCAATGAATAA
- the mdoC gene encoding glucans biosynthesis protein MdoC: protein MNNTPVQREYFFDSIRAWLMLLGIPFHISLIYSSHSWHVNSAEPSWWLTLFNDFIHAFRMQVFFVISGYFSYMLFLRYPLKKWWKVRVERVGIPMLTAIPLLTLPQFIMLQYVNGKAENWHTLSGYDKFNTLAWELISHLWFLLVLVVLTSLGVVLFKWLTRRPAPGAHAFGDTVTMGQLTMIFLALGVLYALIRRSLFVIYPPLLSNGLFNFVVMQTLFYLPFFVLGAQTFINPRLKAMFTTPSPWCCVASLLGFIAYRLNQQYGSGDGWMYETESVITMVLGLWMVNVIFSLGHRLLNFQSARVTYFVNASLFIYLVHHPLTLLYGAWITPAIKSNTLGFIGGLVFVVGIALILYEIHLRIPLLRFLFSGKPMSKPAKTPASAS, encoded by the coding sequence ATGAATAATACTCCGGTACAGCGTGAATATTTTTTCGACAGCATCCGCGCCTGGCTGATGCTGCTGGGGATCCCTTTTCACATTTCGCTGATTTATTCCAGCCATAGCTGGCATGTCAACAGCGCAGAGCCCTCGTGGTGGCTGACGCTGTTTAATGATTTCATTCATGCCTTCCGCATGCAGGTCTTCTTCGTGATCTCCGGCTATTTCTCCTACATGCTGTTCCTGCGCTACCCGCTGAAAAAGTGGTGGAAAGTGCGCGTCGAACGGGTCGGTATTCCGATGCTGACCGCCATCCCGCTGCTGACGCTGCCGCAGTTTATTATGCTGCAGTACGTCAACGGCAAGGCGGAAAACTGGCACACCCTTTCGGGGTACGACAAATTCAACACCCTGGCGTGGGAGCTCATTTCCCACCTCTGGTTTTTGCTGGTCCTGGTGGTGCTGACCTCGCTGGGGGTGGTACTGTTTAAATGGCTGACGCGCCGCCCGGCTCCGGGCGCTCACGCATTCGGTGACACTGTCACCATGGGCCAGCTGACGATGATTTTCCTCGCGCTGGGGGTGCTTTACGCGCTGATCCGTCGGTCATTGTTCGTGATCTACCCGCCCCTGCTGAGCAATGGTCTGTTTAACTTTGTGGTCATGCAGACGCTGTTCTATCTGCCCTTCTTTGTGCTGGGGGCGCAGACCTTTATTAACCCGCGCTTAAAGGCGATGTTCACCACCCCGTCGCCATGGTGTTGCGTGGCGTCACTGCTGGGATTCATCGCTTACCGCCTGAACCAGCAGTATGGATCTGGCGACGGTTGGATGTATGAAACGGAATCGGTGATCACCATGGTGCTGGGGCTGTGGATGGTGAATGTGATCTTCTCGCTCGGCCATCGCCTGCTGAATTTCCAGTCGGCGCGGGTGACCTACTTCGTCAATGCTTCGCTGTTCATTTACCTGGTGCACCATCCGCTGACGCTGCTGTACGGGGCGTGGATCACCCCGGCCATTAAGTCGAATACCTTAGGCTTTATTGGCGGGTTGGTTTTTGTGGTGGGGATTGCCCTGATCCTGTATGAAATTCATCTGCGTATTCCGCTGCTGCGTTTCCTGTTCTCCGGTAAACCCATGAGCAAACCGGCAAAAACCCCGGCCTCGGCCAGCTAA
- a CDS encoding TetR/AcrR family transcriptional regulator, translating into MSEGKVQQKQQARRAEIVAAAQRCFATKGLHGASVADIAREAGLSVGQLYRIFASKEAIIEAIVSEIVNARVGEMIDENHNLARKAAVLAGRIPTSAATKSDNYLLMEINAEASRNPRLREILVQADRRLKEEGGRLSQRYHPGLSDARRNAASELIAVLTEGAAYRCELSASTPVDKADLEALYNMIFDRLFDEQA; encoded by the coding sequence GTGTCGGAAGGAAAAGTACAGCAGAAGCAGCAGGCGCGCCGCGCGGAGATCGTTGCCGCTGCGCAAAGATGTTTTGCGACAAAGGGATTGCATGGCGCCTCTGTCGCTGATATCGCCCGCGAGGCGGGCCTGAGCGTCGGTCAGCTGTATCGCATTTTTGCCAGCAAGGAGGCGATCATCGAAGCGATTGTCAGCGAAATCGTCAACGCCAGGGTCGGGGAGATGATCGATGAGAACCACAATCTGGCGCGCAAAGCGGCGGTGCTGGCCGGCAGGATCCCGACTTCGGCAGCCACCAAAAGCGACAATTATCTGTTGATGGAAATCAACGCCGAAGCCTCGCGTAACCCACGCTTGCGCGAAATCCTGGTGCAGGCCGATCGGAGGTTGAAAGAGGAGGGCGGCCGTTTGTCGCAGCGCTATCATCCCGGTCTCAGCGATGCGCGACGCAATGCTGCTTCAGAGCTCATCGCCGTTCTGACGGAGGGGGCAGCCTACCGCTGTGAGCTGAGCGCCTCCACTCCGGTCGATAAAGCGGATTTAGAAGCCCTGTATAATATGATCTTCGATCGGCTGTTTGATGAGCAAGCGTAG
- the ymdB gene encoding O-acetyl-ADP-ribose deacetylase, with product MAVQPEVILGDITTLDVDVIVNAANPSLLGGGGVDGAIHRAAGPALLAACKQVLQQQGECPPGHAVITMAGDLPASAVIHTVGPVWHGGDRMEAQTLADAYKNSLQLAAANNYRSIAFPAISTGVYGYPKEEAAAIAVRTVTAFLTRYNPLERVLFVCFDEETAAIYRRLLAAYP from the coding sequence ATGGCTGTTCAACCTGAAGTAATTCTCGGCGATATTACGACGCTTGATGTCGATGTGATTGTGAATGCGGCAAACCCCTCGCTGCTGGGCGGCGGCGGGGTGGATGGCGCGATCCACCGGGCGGCCGGTCCCGCGCTGCTGGCGGCCTGCAAGCAAGTGTTGCAGCAGCAGGGCGAATGTCCCCCTGGTCATGCGGTGATCACGATGGCGGGCGATCTTCCCGCCAGCGCGGTGATCCACACCGTGGGCCCGGTCTGGCACGGCGGCGACCGCATGGAGGCGCAAACCCTGGCCGATGCCTACAAAAACAGCCTGCAGCTGGCGGCGGCAAACAATTATCGCTCCATTGCGTTTCCGGCGATCAGCACCGGCGTGTATGGCTATCCGAAAGAGGAAGCGGCGGCGATCGCCGTGCGCACTGTGACCGCGTTTCTCACCCGCTATAACCCGCTTGAACGGGTCCTGTTCGTCTGTTTCGACGAGGAAACGGCGGCTATCTATCGTCGCCTGCTGGCGGCATACCCCTGA
- a CDS encoding DUF1097 domain-containing protein yields MNILFAIALTTGILSGIWGWVAVALGLLSWAGFLGCTAYFACPQGGLKGLAISSCTVMSGVVWALVIIHGSALAPQLQILSYMMTGVVAFLMCIQARQTLLSFVPGTFIGACATFAADGDWRLVIPSLALGLVFGYAMKNSGLWLAARADKHKSFANDNA; encoded by the coding sequence ATGAACATACTCTTCGCAATCGCATTAACGACGGGCATTCTCTCCGGGATTTGGGGATGGGTGGCGGTCGCCCTCGGCCTGCTGAGCTGGGCCGGTTTCCTCGGCTGTACCGCCTATTTCGCCTGCCCGCAGGGCGGTCTGAAAGGTCTGGCCATCTCCTCCTGTACGGTAATGAGCGGCGTGGTCTGGGCGTTGGTGATTATCCACGGTAGCGCGCTGGCCCCGCAGCTGCAGATCCTCAGCTATATGATGACCGGCGTCGTGGCCTTTCTGATGTGCATCCAGGCGCGACAGACGTTGCTGTCGTTTGTCCCCGGCACCTTTATCGGCGCCTGCGCGACCTTCGCGGCAGACGGCGACTGGCGTCTGGTTATCCCTTCTCTGGCGCTGGGCCTGGTCTTTGGCTATGCCATGAAAAATAGTGGCCTGTGGCTGGCGGCCCGTGCGGATAAGCATAAATCGTTCGCCAATGACAACGCCTGA
- a CDS encoding molecular chaperone: MNEFSILCRVLGSLYYRQPQDPLLVPLFTLIREGKLAASWPLEQDELLARLQKSCEMQSLATDYNALFVGEACSVPPYRSAWVEGSSEAEVRAFLSEHGIPTGEGPADHLGSLLLAASWLEDHATEEQSETLERLFADYILPWCGTMLGKVEAHAHTAFWRTMAPLTRDAIAAMWDELQEEDEQ; the protein is encoded by the coding sequence ATGAACGAGTTTTCAATCCTCTGCCGCGTGCTGGGTTCGCTGTATTACCGTCAACCGCAGGACCCGCTGCTGGTGCCGCTGTTTACCCTGATCCGCGAGGGCAAACTGGCCGCCAGCTGGCCGCTGGAACAGGACGAGCTGCTGGCGCGTCTGCAGAAAAGCTGTGAAATGCAGTCCCTGGCGACGGACTATAATGCGCTGTTCGTCGGTGAAGCCTGCAGCGTCCCGCCGTACCGCAGCGCGTGGGTGGAGGGTTCCTCGGAAGCGGAGGTCCGGGCTTTTCTGAGCGAGCATGGCATCCCGACGGGAGAAGGTCCGGCGGATCATCTCGGATCGCTGCTGCTGGCCGCCTCCTGGCTGGAGGATCATGCCACAGAAGAGCAGAGCGAGACGCTGGAGCGCCTGTTTGCCGACTACATCTTGCCGTGGTGCGGGACAATGCTGGGGAAAGTCGAAGCGCATGCGCACACAGCGTTCTGGCGCACGATGGCGCCGTTGACCCGCGACGCCATCGCCGCGATGTGGGACGAGCTTCAGGAAGAAGATGAGCAATAA